In Porites lutea chromosome 9, jaPorLute2.1, whole genome shotgun sequence, a single window of DNA contains:
- the LOC140947749 gene encoding uncharacterized protein isoform X2, translating to MERDLRTLRRSKLMNYSEFRVMTTALEKYYKDVKIAILTGKRSAKDLDLRPYLYDEGDPYDKPFYGTLLKMLSEVATSKYFDKQHEDLMKIYNWYRANKKLITSPPKIPIPNSEKKERNSDGSDSFDEDEEEEELKELTKVPKLHLRPKTAPAVEGRKGVRYVTWNEAQRQQNGPKRPHSAAKSFRNLRGSWSEDALTRSLHISAYGPHPSDGAFMDQDVGSAGYIFRPGTAPPVIRNTKGRVNTDQLKSFILRPSNSSSAPFSSPIISPLSSPRDSPVPSRTKSPLTAHFAPDIVKEPSVKLTSRVSKDKIVHHETIEEKEMNDEDNSHSKQEKSQPAVNVTEVASKPTPYNLPNGASPSQLEGIIQHQKKEEQLLEEQHELLQKKLLHDYDHYIRDLGSAQEKKVDLEMVNGDVALTDNRKPVQPSQDSKKTVQPAPVGTYDLFSPEVIPSYSIMYSGSNNANGHNRSLSENGNHRLNTNGARLHNRHATVPHNNRQEVIKVDAVLGLVTPIGAQMEYDRERMNSQKVVSGQRQRGTVWVPTSMTSKSSDSTPVREELASTPVPSEKLSEKDNASHKTPSISSDQGISPEQEHSASRPASDSLDNRSMELKLKEPELAPERNPRDYTVHFPQDKSHDPAVTKSYKTSGPVIPDTIRYQWTDDGFGHRTYLKKLKKQPPSSPRGPRKKPQIQPTYQVTMPTGSRSLDKRTLASLVVVRHLGDADRRNIDRISAPQEGKLISGPVHVDNVADYSYNLEYMSFCQPVGPRLGQCENPSTVNWYLQGEHGLYRESSKSQAETSDDSKSRRTDVRIPRDNSLMVEGHHFGADEHREEQRVPWEKKELSSPSTISLDSGNESLVIKTKDTLRPSSPARPSSPASSRKVIPIPTAGRSSRPSSARSVCSSRNADVTPNFTVKNFKHFCWDDEYLLQEDYMRQREVWAAVNIQRIFRGFMARQYLKQLQVANVERQRKAAVTLQSNFRGFLARKRKMELNLQTYTPSSRDLEWARKYKQDLKKRGDARKQKNQYALFMQSREAEKHEQQIKQVQAHQQIYEVFHPTPEGPTKAQKKAAAITIQRYFRGWFVRRMLEKSKAKALKRTLDYNKFIKGYQALLYRIQKRYGVKEPRTALQFNELMEYVERLNKYEVAFDKFATGGVLEYKDIKKFFESVGHVPSQKEIDDAIELVTKMSAKGRNLTKAEAVEVLFQIYVPKGTKMNLADVRKSTWLNPLDDGRDIMQLLSKKDLEQTNLARCLAVVAGSGQESDEIKSLLQPESAKPADKKQEGKKKSTAKSPRKTVLAQYPMRPSTPTSKSPRPPSGKKSSKR from the exons ATGGAGAGAGATTTAAGAACTTTGAGGCGATCGAAG CTCATGAACTACTCAGAGTTTCGTGTGATGACCACTGCTCTTGAAAAGTACTACAAAGATGTTAAAATTGCAATTTTGACTGGAAAGAGATCTGCCAAAGACCTAGATTTGAG ACCATATTTATATGATGAAGGAGACCCTTATGATAAACCCTTTTATGGAACTCTTTTGAAGATGTTATCTGAAGTTGCAAC GTCAAAGTACTTTGATAAACAGCATGAGGATTTGATGAAGATTTATAATTGGTACAGAGCTAACAAGAAGCTTATCACATCTCCACCC AAAATTCCAATCCCTAACTCtgagaagaaagaaaggaattcTGATGGTTCAGATAGCTTTGATGAGGATGAAGAAGAGGAGGAATTAAAGGAATTGACAAAAGTTCCTAAGCTTCACCTGCGACCTAAAACAGCACCTGCAGTTGAGGGGCGCAAAGGAGTGCGATATGTGACCTGGAATGAAGCACAACGTCAGCAAAATGGACCCAAAAGGCCACACTCAGCTGCAAAGTCATTTAGGAATCTGAGGGGCTCCTGGAGTGAG GATGCACTGACAAGAAGCCTTCATATCAGTGCCTACGGGCCACACCCAAGTGATGGAGCGTTTATGGACCAGGATGTTGGATCAGCTGGTTACATCTTTAGACCTGGCACGGCACCACCTGTCATTAGGAATACTAAG GGAAGAGTAAATACTGACCAGTTGAAGTCATTCATTCTGCGGCCATCTAACAGCAGTTCTGCTCCATTCTCATCACCCATAATATCACCCCTATCATCGCCAAGAGATTCTCCTGTGCCCTCCAG GACAAAGTCACCCTTGACAGCGCACTTTGCTCCTGACATTGTAAAAGAACCATCTGTGAAGTTGACTTCAAGGGTCAGTAAGGACAAAATTGTTCATCATGAAACCATAGAggagaaggaaatgaatgatGAAGATAATAGCCATAGTAAACAGGAGAAAAGCCAGCCAGCAGTAAACGTTACAGAAGTGGCAAGCAAACCGACTCCGTATAACCTCCCGAATGGTGCCTCGCCGTCACAACtggaggggattattcaacatcAGAAGAAAGAGGAACAGCTTTTAGAAGAACAACATGAATTGTTACAGAAAAAATTGCTGCACGATTATGACCATTACATTCGAGATCTGGGTTCAGCACAGGAGAAGAAAGTCGATTTAGAAATGGTCAACGGAGACGTAGCGTTAACGGACAATAGGAAACCTGTGCAACCTTCTCAGGACAGTAAGAAGACTGTGCAACCCGCTCCTGTTGGAACTTACGATCTCTTTTCACCCGAAGTCATTCCAAGTTATTCCATCATGTACTCTGGATCAAATAATG CAAATGGCCACAACAGGAGTTTATCAGAGAATGGTAATCATAGATTAAACACGAATGGAGCCAGGCTTCATAACAGACACGCTACAGTACCACATAACAA CCGACAGGAGGTGATCAAAGTTGACGCTGTTCTCGGTCTAGTCACACCTATTGGTGCACAAATGGAATACGACAGGGAAAGG ATGAATAGTCAAAAGGTAGTGTCAGGCCAAAGGCAACGCGGGACAGTCTGGGTCCCAACAAGTATGACCTCAAAATCTTCTGACTCCACCCCTGTCCGTGAAGAACTAGCATCTACCCCAGTACCCTCAGAGAAGCTTTCTGAAAAGGACAATGCCTCTCATAAGACTCCTTCGATCTCTAGTGACCAAGGAATCAGCCCAGAACAGGAACATTCTGCGTCCAG ACCTGCATCGGACTCGTTAGATAACAGATCAATGGAACTGAAACTCAAGGAACCGGAGCTCGCCCCTGAAAGAAACCCCAGGGATTACACTGTGCACTTTCCCCAGGACAAATCCCACGACCCGGCTGTCACTAAGAGTTACAAGACTTCGGGGCCTGTTATACCAGACACTATCAGATATCA GTGGACGGATGATGGCTTTGGCCACAGAACTTAcctgaaaaagcttaaaaaaca GCCCCCGTCATCCCCCCGTGGTCCAAGAAAGAAACCGCAGATCCAACCCACGTATCAAGTAACCATGCCAACCGGCAGCCGCTCACTGGATAAACGAACCCTGGCCTCCTTGGTAGTTGTCAGACATTTGGGAGATGCCGACAGAAGGAACAT AGATCGTATATCAGCACCTCAAGAAGGAAAGCTCATTTCGGGTCCAGTTCACGTCGATAATGTAGCTGATTATAGTTATAACCTGGAGTACATGTCCTTCTGCCAGCCTGTTGGACCCAGACTGG GGCAATGTGAAAACCCTTCGACAGTAAACTGGTATTTGCAAGGAGAACATGGACTTTACCGAGAGTCATCTAAAAGCCAAGCGGAAACCAG TGACGATTCCAAGTCTCGCCGCACCGATGTACGGATTCCGAGGGATAACTCACTcatggtggaaggacatcatttcGGTGCTGATGAACACAGGGAAGAACAGAGAGTGCCCTGGGAAAAGAAAGAGTTATCGTCCCCGTCCACGATCAGCTTAGACAGCGGTAACGAAAGTCTAgtcattaaaacaaaag ATACGCTACGCCCCTCGTCACCAGCTCGTCCGTCCTCGCCGGCCTCGTCACGTAAAGTGATTCCAATCCCAACAGCCGGGCGTTCGTCCAGACCCTCGTCAGCAAGGAGTGTCTGTAGCTCTCGTAACGCAGACGTTACGCCCAACTTCACAGTGAAAAACTTCAAGCATTTCTGTTGGGATGACGAG TATTTATTACAAGAGGATTATATGAGACAGCGAGAAGTTTGGGCAGCGGTTAACATACAGAG AATATTCCGAGGCTTTATGGCAAGGCAGTATTTAAAACAACTGCAAGTGGCGAACGTAGAACGACAGCGAAAGGCAGCTGTCACGTTACAAAG CAATTTCCGCGGATTTCTTGCCCGTAAGAGAAAGATGGAGCTGAACTTGCAGACGTATACTCCTAGCTCACGTGACCTGGAATGGGCGCGAAAATACAAACAGGACCTAAAGAAACGAGGCGATGCcaggaaacagaaaaaccaGTACGCCCTGTTTAT GCAAAGCAGAGAAGCCGAAAAACACGAGCAACAAATAAAACAAGTTCAGGCACATCAACAAATATATGA AGTATTTCATCCAACGCCAGAAGGTCCAACTAAAGCTCAGAAAAAGGCTGCAGCCATTACGATACAAAG ATACTTCCGAGGATGGTTTGTTCGTCGAATGCTGGAGAAGTCAAAGGCTAAG GCTCTGAAGCGGACGCTTGACTACAACAAGTTTATCAAAGGTTATCAGGCCCTCCTCTACAGAATACAGAAGCGGTATGGAGTCAAAGAGCCACGCACCGCTCTACAGTTTAACGAGTTGATGGAGTATGTGGAACGCTTAAATA AGTACGAAGTGGCATTTGATAAGTTTGCCACTGGTGGTGTCCTAGAATATAAAGATATCAAAAAGTTCTTCGAGTCTGTTGGACATGTACCTTCACAGAAAGAAATCGATGATGCCATAGAGCTCGTCACTAAGA TGTCTGCGAAGGGCCGAAATCTCACAAAAGCTGAAGCAGTAGAAGTGCTATTTCAGATTTATGTTCCAAAAGGTACGAAAATGAATCTGGCTGATGTTCGTAAATCCACTTGGCTAAACCCCCTGGACGATGGTCGTGATATTATGCAGCTTCTTTCTAAAAAGGACTTGGAACAAACGAACCTTGCGAGATGTTTGGCTGTTGTAGCCGGCTCAGGACAGGAAAGCGATGAAATTAAGAGCTTGCTTCAACCAGAATCGGCCAAACCGGCGGACAAAAAACAAGAGGGAAAGAAAAAATCTACCGCGAAGTCGCCTCGAAAGACTGTTCTTGCTCAGTATCCAATGAGGCCTTCGACGCCAACATCAAAATCACCCAGACCTCCCTCGGGAAAAAAGTCATCCAAGAGATGA
- the LOC140947749 gene encoding uncharacterized protein isoform X1: MERDLRTLRRSKLMNYSEFRVMTTALEKYYKDVKIAILTGKRSAKDLDLRPYLYDEGDPYDKPFYGTLLKMLSEVATSKYFDKQHEDLMKIYNWYRANKKLITSPPKIPIPNSEKKERNSDGSDSFDEDEEEEELKELTKVPKLHLRPKTAPAVEGRKGVRYVTWNEAQRQQNGPKRPHSAAKSFRNLRGSWSEDALTRSLHISAYGPHPSDGAFMDQDVGSAGYIFRPGTAPPVIRNTKGRVNTDQLKSFILRPSNSSSAPFSSPIISPLSSPRDSPVPSSRTKSPLTAHFAPDIVKEPSVKLTSRVSKDKIVHHETIEEKEMNDEDNSHSKQEKSQPAVNVTEVASKPTPYNLPNGASPSQLEGIIQHQKKEEQLLEEQHELLQKKLLHDYDHYIRDLGSAQEKKVDLEMVNGDVALTDNRKPVQPSQDSKKTVQPAPVGTYDLFSPEVIPSYSIMYSGSNNANGHNRSLSENGNHRLNTNGARLHNRHATVPHNNRQEVIKVDAVLGLVTPIGAQMEYDRERMNSQKVVSGQRQRGTVWVPTSMTSKSSDSTPVREELASTPVPSEKLSEKDNASHKTPSISSDQGISPEQEHSASRPASDSLDNRSMELKLKEPELAPERNPRDYTVHFPQDKSHDPAVTKSYKTSGPVIPDTIRYQWTDDGFGHRTYLKKLKKQPPSSPRGPRKKPQIQPTYQVTMPTGSRSLDKRTLASLVVVRHLGDADRRNIDRISAPQEGKLISGPVHVDNVADYSYNLEYMSFCQPVGPRLGQCENPSTVNWYLQGEHGLYRESSKSQAETSDDSKSRRTDVRIPRDNSLMVEGHHFGADEHREEQRVPWEKKELSSPSTISLDSGNESLVIKTKDTLRPSSPARPSSPASSRKVIPIPTAGRSSRPSSARSVCSSRNADVTPNFTVKNFKHFCWDDEYLLQEDYMRQREVWAAVNIQRIFRGFMARQYLKQLQVANVERQRKAAVTLQSNFRGFLARKRKMELNLQTYTPSSRDLEWARKYKQDLKKRGDARKQKNQYALFMQSREAEKHEQQIKQVQAHQQIYEVFHPTPEGPTKAQKKAAAITIQRYFRGWFVRRMLEKSKAKALKRTLDYNKFIKGYQALLYRIQKRYGVKEPRTALQFNELMEYVERLNKYEVAFDKFATGGVLEYKDIKKFFESVGHVPSQKEIDDAIELVTKMSAKGRNLTKAEAVEVLFQIYVPKGTKMNLADVRKSTWLNPLDDGRDIMQLLSKKDLEQTNLARCLAVVAGSGQESDEIKSLLQPESAKPADKKQEGKKKSTAKSPRKTVLAQYPMRPSTPTSKSPRPPSGKKSSKR, from the exons ATGGAGAGAGATTTAAGAACTTTGAGGCGATCGAAG CTCATGAACTACTCAGAGTTTCGTGTGATGACCACTGCTCTTGAAAAGTACTACAAAGATGTTAAAATTGCAATTTTGACTGGAAAGAGATCTGCCAAAGACCTAGATTTGAG ACCATATTTATATGATGAAGGAGACCCTTATGATAAACCCTTTTATGGAACTCTTTTGAAGATGTTATCTGAAGTTGCAAC GTCAAAGTACTTTGATAAACAGCATGAGGATTTGATGAAGATTTATAATTGGTACAGAGCTAACAAGAAGCTTATCACATCTCCACCC AAAATTCCAATCCCTAACTCtgagaagaaagaaaggaattcTGATGGTTCAGATAGCTTTGATGAGGATGAAGAAGAGGAGGAATTAAAGGAATTGACAAAAGTTCCTAAGCTTCACCTGCGACCTAAAACAGCACCTGCAGTTGAGGGGCGCAAAGGAGTGCGATATGTGACCTGGAATGAAGCACAACGTCAGCAAAATGGACCCAAAAGGCCACACTCAGCTGCAAAGTCATTTAGGAATCTGAGGGGCTCCTGGAGTGAG GATGCACTGACAAGAAGCCTTCATATCAGTGCCTACGGGCCACACCCAAGTGATGGAGCGTTTATGGACCAGGATGTTGGATCAGCTGGTTACATCTTTAGACCTGGCACGGCACCACCTGTCATTAGGAATACTAAG GGAAGAGTAAATACTGACCAGTTGAAGTCATTCATTCTGCGGCCATCTAACAGCAGTTCTGCTCCATTCTCATCACCCATAATATCACCCCTATCATCGCCAAGAGATTCTCCTGTGCCCTCCAG TAGGACAAAGTCACCCTTGACAGCGCACTTTGCTCCTGACATTGTAAAAGAACCATCTGTGAAGTTGACTTCAAGGGTCAGTAAGGACAAAATTGTTCATCATGAAACCATAGAggagaaggaaatgaatgatGAAGATAATAGCCATAGTAAACAGGAGAAAAGCCAGCCAGCAGTAAACGTTACAGAAGTGGCAAGCAAACCGACTCCGTATAACCTCCCGAATGGTGCCTCGCCGTCACAACtggaggggattattcaacatcAGAAGAAAGAGGAACAGCTTTTAGAAGAACAACATGAATTGTTACAGAAAAAATTGCTGCACGATTATGACCATTACATTCGAGATCTGGGTTCAGCACAGGAGAAGAAAGTCGATTTAGAAATGGTCAACGGAGACGTAGCGTTAACGGACAATAGGAAACCTGTGCAACCTTCTCAGGACAGTAAGAAGACTGTGCAACCCGCTCCTGTTGGAACTTACGATCTCTTTTCACCCGAAGTCATTCCAAGTTATTCCATCATGTACTCTGGATCAAATAATG CAAATGGCCACAACAGGAGTTTATCAGAGAATGGTAATCATAGATTAAACACGAATGGAGCCAGGCTTCATAACAGACACGCTACAGTACCACATAACAA CCGACAGGAGGTGATCAAAGTTGACGCTGTTCTCGGTCTAGTCACACCTATTGGTGCACAAATGGAATACGACAGGGAAAGG ATGAATAGTCAAAAGGTAGTGTCAGGCCAAAGGCAACGCGGGACAGTCTGGGTCCCAACAAGTATGACCTCAAAATCTTCTGACTCCACCCCTGTCCGTGAAGAACTAGCATCTACCCCAGTACCCTCAGAGAAGCTTTCTGAAAAGGACAATGCCTCTCATAAGACTCCTTCGATCTCTAGTGACCAAGGAATCAGCCCAGAACAGGAACATTCTGCGTCCAG ACCTGCATCGGACTCGTTAGATAACAGATCAATGGAACTGAAACTCAAGGAACCGGAGCTCGCCCCTGAAAGAAACCCCAGGGATTACACTGTGCACTTTCCCCAGGACAAATCCCACGACCCGGCTGTCACTAAGAGTTACAAGACTTCGGGGCCTGTTATACCAGACACTATCAGATATCA GTGGACGGATGATGGCTTTGGCCACAGAACTTAcctgaaaaagcttaaaaaaca GCCCCCGTCATCCCCCCGTGGTCCAAGAAAGAAACCGCAGATCCAACCCACGTATCAAGTAACCATGCCAACCGGCAGCCGCTCACTGGATAAACGAACCCTGGCCTCCTTGGTAGTTGTCAGACATTTGGGAGATGCCGACAGAAGGAACAT AGATCGTATATCAGCACCTCAAGAAGGAAAGCTCATTTCGGGTCCAGTTCACGTCGATAATGTAGCTGATTATAGTTATAACCTGGAGTACATGTCCTTCTGCCAGCCTGTTGGACCCAGACTGG GGCAATGTGAAAACCCTTCGACAGTAAACTGGTATTTGCAAGGAGAACATGGACTTTACCGAGAGTCATCTAAAAGCCAAGCGGAAACCAG TGACGATTCCAAGTCTCGCCGCACCGATGTACGGATTCCGAGGGATAACTCACTcatggtggaaggacatcatttcGGTGCTGATGAACACAGGGAAGAACAGAGAGTGCCCTGGGAAAAGAAAGAGTTATCGTCCCCGTCCACGATCAGCTTAGACAGCGGTAACGAAAGTCTAgtcattaaaacaaaag ATACGCTACGCCCCTCGTCACCAGCTCGTCCGTCCTCGCCGGCCTCGTCACGTAAAGTGATTCCAATCCCAACAGCCGGGCGTTCGTCCAGACCCTCGTCAGCAAGGAGTGTCTGTAGCTCTCGTAACGCAGACGTTACGCCCAACTTCACAGTGAAAAACTTCAAGCATTTCTGTTGGGATGACGAG TATTTATTACAAGAGGATTATATGAGACAGCGAGAAGTTTGGGCAGCGGTTAACATACAGAG AATATTCCGAGGCTTTATGGCAAGGCAGTATTTAAAACAACTGCAAGTGGCGAACGTAGAACGACAGCGAAAGGCAGCTGTCACGTTACAAAG CAATTTCCGCGGATTTCTTGCCCGTAAGAGAAAGATGGAGCTGAACTTGCAGACGTATACTCCTAGCTCACGTGACCTGGAATGGGCGCGAAAATACAAACAGGACCTAAAGAAACGAGGCGATGCcaggaaacagaaaaaccaGTACGCCCTGTTTAT GCAAAGCAGAGAAGCCGAAAAACACGAGCAACAAATAAAACAAGTTCAGGCACATCAACAAATATATGA AGTATTTCATCCAACGCCAGAAGGTCCAACTAAAGCTCAGAAAAAGGCTGCAGCCATTACGATACAAAG ATACTTCCGAGGATGGTTTGTTCGTCGAATGCTGGAGAAGTCAAAGGCTAAG GCTCTGAAGCGGACGCTTGACTACAACAAGTTTATCAAAGGTTATCAGGCCCTCCTCTACAGAATACAGAAGCGGTATGGAGTCAAAGAGCCACGCACCGCTCTACAGTTTAACGAGTTGATGGAGTATGTGGAACGCTTAAATA AGTACGAAGTGGCATTTGATAAGTTTGCCACTGGTGGTGTCCTAGAATATAAAGATATCAAAAAGTTCTTCGAGTCTGTTGGACATGTACCTTCACAGAAAGAAATCGATGATGCCATAGAGCTCGTCACTAAGA TGTCTGCGAAGGGCCGAAATCTCACAAAAGCTGAAGCAGTAGAAGTGCTATTTCAGATTTATGTTCCAAAAGGTACGAAAATGAATCTGGCTGATGTTCGTAAATCCACTTGGCTAAACCCCCTGGACGATGGTCGTGATATTATGCAGCTTCTTTCTAAAAAGGACTTGGAACAAACGAACCTTGCGAGATGTTTGGCTGTTGTAGCCGGCTCAGGACAGGAAAGCGATGAAATTAAGAGCTTGCTTCAACCAGAATCGGCCAAACCGGCGGACAAAAAACAAGAGGGAAAGAAAAAATCTACCGCGAAGTCGCCTCGAAAGACTGTTCTTGCTCAGTATCCAATGAGGCCTTCGACGCCAACATCAAAATCACCCAGACCTCCCTCGGGAAAAAAGTCATCCAAGAGATGA